A single region of the Solwaraspora sp. WMMD791 genome encodes:
- a CDS encoding endo-1,4-beta-xylanase, which produces MRRRYPFRPPLRTAVLAAVCASALAASVALAPSATADTTVLANDFESGSYAPWSPRGEVTLAIVDEGRDSSSSLSVTGRTADWQGPSTDATALFTPGTAYSVTAWVKLPAGTEGAAGIHFTVEATPAGGGDNTYTWIGDATETTADEWVRIGGSYTMPADLSAATVYIEAAGTTPFLVDDVAVTGPDDAPGVVTVSAVDFEDGTTGTWTASGNPTLTVVDADPGRALRVSDRTEGFDGLQSPTGIFAPGVTYTFSARARLAPDGPESSGFRFVMKPDYTWIGDTTVTAGDWTTVRGEFTVPADADPAAYQVYLEAAEATATYLVDDILVTAPRTGPGGPPPGTIVVDTDFEDGLDGWQPRDGGPGAPTVALTDIAHGGAAAALVTDRVNQGAGIGRDVTTAFEAGVGYEISAWLRFAEGQPADEIWLSLATTTGDSESFSTLAQFGSVTNSGWTEVTASFTAPAFDTAFLYFETSWQGADVTGNTSDFLLDDVVVRVPDPPVVEDLTGIHQTTEFPVGVAIDSRETVGVAAQLLTRHFNNITPENHMKPEAWYDDERTFRPHDQAIAMMDFAAANDLGVYGHVLVWHSQTPAWMFQDAAGEPLTTSEADQQVLRDRMRQHIFAVAGSLHDRYGPFGSDTNPMNAFDVVNEVVSDSGEFADGLRRSEWYRILGEEFIDLSFQYAEEAFNDVYAVPGTDPVTLFINDYNTEQSGKQARYKALVQRLLERDVPIDGVGHQFHVSLATPVASLETALATFAELPLVQAVTELDVTTGTPVTEARLIDQGYFYRDAFRIFRAYTDDLFVVTVWGLNDGRSWRSGNGAPLIFNDGFQAKPAYYGAVDADLPARLRTANVFAGEVALTPGVTSALEWSKLPLHPVEDVAGFQLRWTAEQLTAFVTVTDDAADAGDGVDFVLAGQTYRVARDGSGDVPAVVTERAGGYDLVAQLPLDAVVEGDTLTLDVQVGVDGSTAGWNTPGAVGTLTLVEELSYLEVKQAAVAPVVDGAVDAGWAEAGVVTTDKEVSGTGGAVATVRTLWRDQTLYVLAEVADPVVDVSGSDPWTQDSVEIYVDAGNVKNGAYRYDDMQVRINADNVVSFGTGDEGFQAARVRSATARTDGGYTVEAAVSLLEYGGLGTFHGLDFQVNDASDGARTAIRNWAEQEGIGYQTTARWGVGRLVADSNVDITVRRFTSWDSDSGGGYCAEIVATNSSAAAVEWSGVVDLAGDIYTAWNFERRQIDGQTYRINGVDWNRTLKAGASTFSVGYCATN; this is translated from the coding sequence ATGCGCCGCAGATATCCGTTCCGTCCACCTTTGCGTACCGCCGTCCTCGCGGCGGTCTGCGCGAGCGCGCTCGCCGCCTCGGTCGCGCTCGCCCCGTCCGCCACGGCGGACACCACCGTTCTCGCCAACGACTTCGAATCCGGTTCGTACGCGCCCTGGAGTCCGCGCGGCGAGGTGACCCTGGCGATCGTCGACGAGGGCCGCGACAGCTCGAGCAGCCTGTCGGTGACCGGCCGGACCGCCGACTGGCAGGGCCCGTCGACCGACGCGACCGCGCTGTTCACCCCCGGCACGGCGTACTCGGTCACCGCCTGGGTGAAGCTGCCGGCGGGCACCGAGGGCGCCGCCGGCATCCACTTCACCGTCGAGGCCACCCCGGCCGGCGGTGGCGACAACACGTACACCTGGATCGGCGACGCCACCGAGACCACCGCCGACGAATGGGTCCGCATCGGCGGCAGCTACACGATGCCGGCGGATCTGAGCGCCGCCACCGTCTACATCGAGGCGGCCGGGACCACCCCGTTCCTGGTCGACGACGTCGCCGTCACCGGCCCCGACGACGCACCGGGCGTGGTGACGGTCAGCGCGGTCGACTTCGAGGACGGCACCACCGGCACCTGGACGGCCAGCGGCAACCCCACGCTCACCGTGGTGGACGCCGATCCGGGCCGGGCGCTGCGGGTCAGCGACCGTACCGAGGGCTTCGACGGGCTGCAGAGCCCGACCGGCATCTTCGCCCCCGGCGTCACGTACACCTTCTCGGCGCGGGCCCGGCTGGCGCCCGACGGGCCGGAGTCGTCGGGTTTCCGGTTCGTGATGAAGCCGGACTACACCTGGATCGGCGACACCACCGTCACCGCCGGCGACTGGACCACGGTCCGTGGTGAGTTCACCGTGCCGGCCGACGCCGACCCGGCCGCGTACCAGGTCTACCTGGAGGCCGCCGAGGCGACCGCGACCTACCTGGTCGACGACATCCTCGTCACCGCACCGCGCACCGGCCCGGGTGGTCCGCCGCCGGGCACCATCGTCGTCGACACCGACTTCGAAGACGGTCTGGACGGCTGGCAACCGCGTGACGGCGGCCCGGGTGCGCCGACCGTCGCACTCACCGACATCGCCCACGGCGGCGCGGCGGCCGCACTCGTCACCGACCGGGTCAACCAGGGCGCCGGCATCGGCCGGGACGTCACCACCGCGTTCGAGGCCGGCGTCGGCTACGAGATCTCCGCGTGGCTGCGCTTCGCCGAGGGGCAGCCGGCCGACGAGATCTGGTTGAGCCTCGCCACCACCACCGGCGACAGCGAGTCGTTCAGCACCCTCGCCCAGTTCGGATCGGTCACCAACAGCGGCTGGACCGAGGTCACCGCGAGCTTCACCGCGCCGGCCTTCGACACCGCGTTCCTCTACTTCGAGACCAGCTGGCAGGGCGCGGACGTCACCGGCAACACCAGCGACTTCCTCCTCGACGACGTCGTGGTCCGGGTGCCGGACCCGCCGGTGGTCGAGGATCTGACCGGGATCCACCAGACCACCGAGTTCCCGGTGGGTGTCGCGATCGACAGCCGGGAGACCGTCGGGGTCGCCGCGCAGCTGCTGACCCGGCACTTCAACAACATCACGCCGGAGAACCACATGAAGCCGGAGGCGTGGTACGACGACGAGCGCACCTTCCGGCCGCACGACCAGGCGATCGCCATGATGGACTTCGCCGCCGCCAACGACCTCGGCGTGTACGGACACGTCCTGGTGTGGCACAGCCAGACCCCGGCGTGGATGTTCCAGGACGCGGCCGGTGAGCCGCTGACCACCTCCGAAGCCGACCAGCAGGTACTGCGCGACCGGATGCGCCAGCACATCTTCGCCGTGGCCGGGTCGCTGCACGACCGGTACGGGCCGTTCGGCTCGGACACCAATCCGATGAACGCCTTCGACGTGGTCAACGAGGTGGTCAGCGACAGCGGCGAGTTCGCCGACGGGCTGCGCCGCAGCGAGTGGTACCGGATCCTCGGTGAGGAGTTCATCGACCTGTCGTTCCAGTACGCCGAGGAGGCGTTCAACGACGTGTACGCCGTACCCGGCACCGACCCGGTCACCCTGTTCATCAACGACTACAACACCGAGCAGAGTGGCAAGCAGGCCCGGTACAAGGCGCTCGTGCAGCGGCTGCTGGAGCGGGACGTGCCGATCGACGGGGTGGGCCACCAGTTCCACGTGTCGCTGGCCACGCCGGTCGCCAGTCTGGAGACGGCGTTGGCGACCTTCGCCGAGCTGCCGCTGGTCCAGGCGGTCACGGAACTCGACGTCACCACCGGCACGCCGGTGACCGAGGCACGGCTGATCGACCAGGGCTACTTTTACCGCGACGCGTTCCGGATCTTCCGGGCGTACACCGACGACCTGTTCGTCGTCACGGTCTGGGGGCTCAACGACGGGCGGTCGTGGCGGTCCGGCAACGGCGCGCCGCTGATCTTCAACGACGGCTTCCAGGCCAAGCCGGCGTACTACGGCGCGGTCGACGCCGACCTGCCGGCCCGGCTGCGGACCGCGAACGTCTTCGCCGGTGAGGTCGCGCTGACCCCCGGCGTGACCTCGGCGTTGGAGTGGAGCAAACTCCCGCTGCACCCGGTGGAGGACGTCGCCGGGTTCCAGCTGCGGTGGACGGCCGAGCAGTTGACCGCGTTCGTGACGGTCACCGACGACGCGGCCGACGCCGGCGACGGGGTCGACTTCGTGCTGGCGGGCCAGACGTACCGGGTGGCCCGGGACGGCTCGGGCGACGTGCCCGCCGTGGTGACCGAACGGGCCGGCGGTTACGACCTCGTCGCGCAACTGCCGCTGGACGCGGTCGTCGAGGGCGACACGCTCACTCTCGACGTGCAGGTCGGTGTCGACGGGTCCACCGCCGGGTGGAACACCCCGGGCGCGGTCGGCACGCTCACCCTGGTCGAGGAGCTGTCCTATCTGGAGGTGAAGCAGGCCGCGGTGGCCCCGGTCGTCGACGGTGCGGTGGACGCCGGCTGGGCCGAGGCCGGGGTGGTCACCACCGACAAGGAGGTCTCCGGTACGGGCGGCGCGGTCGCCACCGTACGGACCTTGTGGCGGGACCAGACGCTGTACGTGCTGGCCGAAGTGGCGGATCCGGTGGTGGACGTCTCCGGTTCCGACCCGTGGACCCAGGACTCGGTCGAGATCTACGTCGACGCGGGCAACGTCAAGAACGGTGCCTACCGCTACGACGACATGCAGGTGCGGATCAACGCCGACAATGTCGTCTCCTTCGGCACCGGCGACGAGGGCTTCCAGGCGGCCCGGGTCCGCAGCGCCACGGCCCGCACCGACGGCGGCTACACCGTCGAGGCGGCGGTCAGCCTGCTCGAGTACGGCGGGCTCGGTACGTTCCACGGCCTGGACTTCCAGGTCAACGACGCCTCCGACGGTGCCCGTACGGCGATCCGCAACTGGGCCGAGCAGGAAGGCATCGGCTATCAGACGACCGCCCGCTGGGGCGTCGGCCGGCTGGTCGCCGACTCCAACGTCGACATCACGGTACGGCGGTTCACCTCGTGGGACTCGGACAGCGGCGGTGGTTACTGCGCGGAGATCGTCGCGACCAACTCCTCCGCCGCTGCGGTCGAGTGGTCGGGGGTGGTGGATCTCGCCGGTGACATCTACACCGCCTGGAACTTCGAGCGGCGGCAGATCGACGGTCAGACGTACCGGATCAACGGGGTGGACTGGAACCGGACGTTGAAGGCCGGTGCCAGCACGTTCAGCGTGGGCTACTGCGCCACCAACTAG
- a CDS encoding M23 family metallopeptidase, whose amino-acid sequence MLGRVSTAPSYHRPARTRRRRHTLRFALAVVAIAAVGAAVTFVVPLLREPGPRPLFQLPVACGETWQLGTYPGHDDYDVDLYPTDGQSWGRPVLASYAGTVTVAGINGSLGGRTEQNPQGPRGRGGGYWVKIDHGGRWETQYLHLLEPPLVAAGDRVAQGQQIGLVGSTGNSGAPHLHYEQRRGWQKVEAYFDGVPSGITHDDFEYTVTVTSNNC is encoded by the coding sequence ATGCTGGGAAGAGTGAGTACCGCCCCCTCGTACCACCGTCCCGCCCGCACCCGGCGGCGCCGCCACACCCTGCGGTTCGCGCTGGCCGTCGTCGCGATCGCGGCGGTCGGCGCTGCCGTGACGTTCGTCGTACCGCTGCTTCGTGAGCCGGGTCCCCGACCGTTGTTCCAGTTGCCTGTCGCCTGCGGGGAGACCTGGCAGCTCGGCACCTACCCCGGCCACGACGACTACGACGTCGATCTGTACCCGACCGACGGGCAGTCGTGGGGTCGGCCGGTGCTCGCCTCGTACGCCGGCACCGTGACCGTCGCCGGGATCAACGGCTCGCTGGGCGGACGGACCGAGCAGAACCCGCAGGGTCCCCGGGGCCGGGGCGGCGGGTACTGGGTGAAGATCGATCACGGTGGCCGTTGGGAGACCCAGTACCTGCACCTGCTCGAACCACCCCTGGTCGCCGCCGGGGACCGGGTCGCCCAGGGGCAGCAGATCGGGCTGGTGGGCAGCACCGGCAATTCCGGCGCCCCGCACCTGCACTACGAGCAGCGCCGGGGCTGGCAGAAGGTGGAGGCCTACTTCGACGGCGTACCGTCGGGCATCACCCACGACGACTTCGAGTACACCGTCACGGTCACCAGCAACAACTGCTGA
- a CDS encoding M14 family metallopeptidase codes for MYPSHPPQWRRRTAAVTAAAAAVVLLAGPATAVPATTTDTHPSATDARTDSRPAVLERFAGEQADVVEVMVADRDELDRLVATGVDLDHHVSQTSAGIVVHAVVTPSELAGLRELGYRIGATLHDADDTEARIAERAATIAGHRANNQAFTADIQQDADVADVRIIRADYYTSGANQVLSVEAKWADGQTSGDTLTVTRDSGPGTELGSGGTQTISRFVDAGVYLYHRGAATVATRPDRIQIVSPTGDIAVAQVKEWLPIPGESPEGPGYQKDFVTSYLTPTELYDRINRLAQEFPHLAEVVELPYRTNGYRRKAQVVIGTSTANRVAVDSHAWGHEGGNDLTVELVDPGTADSALAVTVSGSAIRVSLATDGTGAIVSTAAQVAAAINAAAGDLVTAYTYRGSVGDGVVAPVAATPLSDNLSAPASVSREPHPVYALRIGKYRDGSRTGVLAYAQEHAREWVPPLVAIETAERLLRNHRTDENTKQLLRTLDIWIAPSINPDGGHYSFYDFASQRRNMTNHCAAGGATDALARNSWGVDNNRNYTEYSLFDGYSGASTSCTSDVFAGPSELSEPENRNLDWLASRPNMKFSMNLHSSGNYFMWSPGSYATPGRVSAPRPTLAEESFFWGASARILTAIKRHRNLAVTPARTGPISDVLYSAAGNSGDMLWYKYGIYAWNFEVGTSFQPAWDEAHQQTMEYANGLTELMRVARDFDTDRKRPTSTLVTAPGATDGTVDIRFEVSEPAAVFYTLDGSKPTYESTLYASAGIREGAETLTVPYGTKVFWFSVDAAGNIENNYRPDTDAKNWNRGFAIISDT; via the coding sequence ATGTACCCGTCGCACCCGCCCCAGTGGCGGCGGCGGACAGCAGCGGTCACCGCCGCCGCTGCCGCCGTCGTCCTGTTGGCCGGACCGGCCACCGCCGTGCCCGCCACCACCACCGACACCCACCCGTCGGCGACCGACGCCCGCACCGACAGCAGGCCCGCCGTCCTCGAACGCTTCGCCGGCGAGCAGGCCGATGTCGTGGAGGTCATGGTCGCCGACCGCGACGAGCTGGACAGGCTGGTCGCCACCGGGGTCGACCTGGACCACCACGTCTCCCAGACCTCGGCGGGCATCGTGGTGCACGCCGTGGTGACCCCCAGCGAGCTCGCCGGGCTGCGCGAACTCGGCTACCGCATCGGTGCCACCCTGCACGACGCCGACGACACCGAGGCCCGCATCGCCGAGCGGGCGGCGACGATCGCCGGGCACCGGGCGAACAACCAGGCGTTCACCGCCGACATCCAGCAGGACGCCGACGTCGCCGACGTCCGGATCATCCGCGCCGACTACTACACCTCCGGCGCCAACCAGGTGCTGTCGGTGGAGGCCAAGTGGGCCGACGGACAGACCTCGGGCGACACCCTGACGGTCACCCGCGACAGTGGGCCGGGCACCGAACTCGGCTCCGGCGGCACCCAGACGATCTCCCGGTTCGTCGACGCCGGGGTCTACCTCTACCACCGCGGGGCCGCCACGGTCGCCACCCGGCCGGACCGGATCCAGATCGTCAGCCCGACCGGGGACATCGCCGTCGCCCAGGTCAAGGAGTGGCTGCCGATCCCCGGGGAGTCCCCGGAAGGCCCGGGCTACCAGAAGGACTTCGTCACCAGCTACCTCACCCCGACCGAGCTGTACGACCGGATCAACCGGCTGGCCCAGGAGTTCCCGCACCTCGCCGAGGTCGTGGAGCTGCCGTACCGGACCAACGGGTACCGCCGCAAGGCGCAGGTGGTGATCGGCACCAGCACCGCGAACCGGGTCGCCGTCGACTCGCACGCCTGGGGTCACGAGGGCGGCAACGACCTCACCGTCGAGCTGGTCGACCCCGGCACCGCCGACAGCGCCCTCGCCGTCACGGTCTCCGGCAGCGCCATCCGCGTCTCGCTGGCCACCGACGGCACCGGGGCCATCGTCAGTACCGCAGCCCAGGTCGCGGCCGCGATCAACGCCGCGGCGGGCGACCTGGTCACGGCGTACACCTATCGCGGCAGCGTCGGCGACGGGGTGGTCGCGCCGGTCGCGGCGACACCCCTGTCCGACAACCTGTCGGCCCCGGCGAGCGTCTCCCGCGAGCCGCACCCGGTGTACGCGCTGCGGATCGGCAAGTACCGGGACGGTTCCCGGACCGGGGTGCTCGCCTACGCGCAGGAGCACGCCCGGGAATGGGTGCCGCCGCTGGTCGCCATCGAGACCGCCGAGCGGCTGCTGCGCAACCACCGTACCGACGAGAACACCAAGCAGTTGCTGCGGACGCTGGACATCTGGATCGCACCGTCGATCAACCCCGACGGAGGGCACTACTCGTTCTACGATTTCGCCTCGCAACGGCGCAACATGACCAACCACTGCGCGGCCGGCGGTGCCACCGACGCCCTGGCCCGCAACTCCTGGGGTGTGGACAACAACCGCAACTACACCGAGTACAGCCTGTTCGACGGCTACTCGGGGGCGTCGACCAGCTGCACCAGCGACGTCTTCGCCGGGCCCAGCGAGTTGTCGGAGCCGGAGAACCGGAACCTGGACTGGCTGGCCAGCCGGCCGAACATGAAGTTCTCGATGAACCTGCACTCGTCCGGCAACTACTTCATGTGGTCACCGGGCTCGTACGCCACGCCGGGCCGGGTCTCCGCGCCCCGGCCGACCCTGGCCGAGGAGTCCTTCTTCTGGGGTGCGTCGGCGCGGATTCTCACCGCCATCAAGCGGCACCGCAACCTGGCGGTCACGCCGGCCCGGACCGGCCCGATCTCCGACGTGCTGTACTCGGCGGCCGGCAACTCGGGCGACATGCTCTGGTACAAGTACGGCATCTACGCCTGGAACTTCGAGGTGGGCACGTCGTTCCAGCCGGCCTGGGACGAGGCGCACCAGCAGACCATGGAGTACGCCAACGGGCTGACCGAGTTGATGCGGGTCGCCCGAGACTTCGACACCGACCGCAAACGCCCGACCAGCACGCTGGTCACCGCGCCGGGCGCCACCGACGGCACGGTCGACATCCGGTTCGAAGTCAGCGAGCCCGCGGCAGTGTTCTACACGCTCGACGGCAGCAAACCGACGTACGAGTCCACCCTCTACGCCTCGGCCGGCATCCGGGAGGGCGCCGAGACACTCACCGTGCCGTACGGAACGAAGGTCTTCTGGTTCTCGGTGGACGCCGCCGGCAACATCGAGAACAACTACCGGCCGGACACCGACGCGAAGAACTGGAACCGAGGATTCGCCATCATCTCCGACACCTGA
- a CDS encoding glycoside hydrolase domain-containing protein, whose amino-acid sequence MAAIVAADIDRCDNVRLARRPPGRGRAATPASRNSSRGNPSGPARWYRPVILDDIDPFIGTGATDLPRSYGPAATWWWPKPQVGNTHPGATSPLGMVSACAYSGAYPTGYGRYSKNTEGVPEEMFDRLQASGFTHFQQSGTGAIRKYYNYVRVTPMIEPLDGLGQAWALHDETAEAGYYAATLDTGVRCEITVGAKVAVHRYTFPAHRSARVVVDLSCGGLDIELGRTVPLRAQVESMGHGRAQATVVMEGVPLSVYLEVDSPGWRQMLWYDRRLIDGGTRLDFDSIRHTTLRPFGMLMMGPAAAGQTVEVRLGFSLRGCEQARRNLERECWPAQPGFDQVRVATRTRWAEHLDRIQVDGGTPARRTVLATAVYHSLIKPCFADDESPFWPTSGPYAFDICTMWDIYKTQLPLLAAIVPQRATDLLESLIRVCEEEGNFPIGYRMARGADRFFRQASALAHTALADAHALGSPGLDWNWALVHMVDDLRRLYGEDFFEHGLVHPITHTLDLAYAHHCTAQVARALNDRRLADDLERRSRQWVNAFDPATGLLRDSEFYEGGKWNYSFRLLHDMAARIALAGGDEAFVGKLDRFFGFGADPVTQPGRRPSPAEMAAGYALNRFEGLNNEPDMEAPWAYHYAGRPDRTAQVVQAALTWQFGTGAGGLPGNDDSGALSSWYVWASLGLFPVAGQSLFLVNTPAFARAALRVGDAEFVVETSGHRDTPIGSDGLDHDPAPQYVQSATLNGEPLHTTCLTAADVHRGGRLHLRLGPQPSTWGCESRPPSLSAFHRAVEEAR is encoded by the coding sequence ATGGCCGCGATTGTCGCAGCCGACATCGACCGATGCGACAATGTGCGGCTGGCGCGCCGCCCCCCCGGCCGGGGTCGAGCAGCGACGCCGGCCAGCCGGAATTCATCTCGCGGAAACCCGTCGGGGCCGGCGCGTTGGTACCGTCCGGTCATTCTCGACGACATCGACCCGTTCATCGGCACCGGCGCGACCGACCTGCCCCGGTCGTACGGCCCGGCCGCCACGTGGTGGTGGCCGAAGCCCCAGGTGGGCAACACCCATCCGGGCGCGACCTCGCCGCTGGGCATGGTGTCGGCCTGTGCCTACTCCGGTGCCTACCCGACCGGGTACGGCCGGTACTCGAAGAACACCGAGGGCGTGCCCGAGGAGATGTTCGACCGGCTGCAGGCATCCGGGTTCACCCACTTTCAGCAGTCCGGCACCGGAGCGATCCGCAAGTACTACAACTACGTCCGGGTGACCCCGATGATCGAGCCGCTGGACGGGCTCGGCCAGGCCTGGGCGCTGCACGACGAGACCGCCGAGGCGGGCTACTACGCCGCGACGCTGGACACCGGGGTGCGCTGCGAGATCACCGTCGGCGCGAAGGTCGCCGTGCACCGGTACACGTTCCCCGCGCACCGCAGCGCCCGCGTGGTGGTCGACCTGTCCTGCGGTGGCCTGGACATCGAGCTCGGTCGCACGGTGCCGCTGCGGGCCCAGGTCGAAAGCATGGGCCACGGCCGGGCCCAGGCGACCGTGGTGATGGAGGGCGTGCCGCTGTCGGTCTACCTGGAGGTGGACAGCCCCGGCTGGCGCCAGATGCTCTGGTACGACCGGCGGCTCATCGACGGCGGTACCCGGCTGGACTTCGACAGCATCCGACACACCACGCTGCGGCCGTTCGGGATGCTGATGATGGGTCCGGCCGCCGCCGGGCAGACCGTCGAGGTGCGGCTCGGCTTCTCGCTGCGCGGTTGCGAGCAGGCCCGGCGCAACCTGGAGCGGGAATGCTGGCCGGCGCAGCCGGGGTTCGACCAGGTCCGGGTGGCGACCCGGACCCGGTGGGCCGAGCACCTGGACCGCATCCAGGTCGACGGCGGTACGCCGGCCCGCCGCACCGTCCTGGCCACCGCCGTCTACCACTCCCTGATCAAACCCTGCTTCGCCGACGACGAGAGCCCGTTCTGGCCGACCTCGGGGCCGTACGCCTTCGACATCTGCACGATGTGGGACATCTACAAGACGCAGCTGCCGCTGCTCGCCGCGATCGTGCCGCAGCGGGCCACCGATCTGCTGGAGTCGCTCATCCGGGTGTGCGAGGAGGAGGGCAACTTCCCGATCGGCTACCGGATGGCCCGTGGCGCCGACCGGTTCTTCCGCCAGGCGAGCGCGCTGGCGCACACCGCCCTGGCCGACGCCCACGCCCTCGGCTCGCCCGGGCTGGACTGGAACTGGGCGCTGGTACACATGGTCGACGACCTGCGCCGGCTCTACGGCGAGGACTTCTTCGAGCACGGCCTCGTGCATCCGATCACCCACACCCTCGATCTCGCCTACGCCCACCACTGCACCGCGCAGGTCGCCCGGGCGCTCAACGACCGGCGGCTCGCCGACGACCTGGAACGGCGCAGCCGGCAGTGGGTGAACGCGTTCGACCCGGCGACCGGGCTGCTGCGGGACTCGGAGTTCTACGAAGGCGGCAAGTGGAACTACTCGTTCCGGCTGCTGCACGACATGGCCGCGCGGATCGCGCTCGCCGGCGGCGACGAGGCGTTCGTCGGCAAACTCGACCGGTTCTTCGGCTTCGGTGCCGACCCGGTGACCCAGCCCGGCCGGCGACCGTCGCCAGCGGAGATGGCCGCCGGGTACGCGCTGAACCGGTTCGAGGGGCTCAACAACGAACCGGACATGGAAGCACCCTGGGCGTACCACTACGCGGGCCGGCCCGATCGGACCGCGCAGGTCGTCCAGGCGGCACTGACCTGGCAGTTCGGCACGGGAGCGGGAGGGCTGCCGGGCAATGACGACTCCGGGGCGCTCAGCTCCTGGTACGTATGGGCCTCGCTGGGGCTGTTCCCGGTCGCCGGACAGAGCCTGTTCCTGGTCAACACGCCGGCGTTCGCCCGGGCCGCGCTGCGGGTCGGCGACGCGGAGTTCGTGGTCGAGACCAGCGGGCACCGGGACACGCCGATCGGATCCGACGGCCTGGACCACGACCCGGCACCGCAGTACGTCCAGTCGGCGACCCTCAACGGCGAGCCGCTGCACACCACCTGTCTCACCGCCGCCGACGTGCACCGGGGTGGCCGGTTGCACCTGCGGCTGGGCCCGCAACCGTCCACCTGGGGATGCGAGAGCCGCCCACCGTCGCTGTCCGCGTTCCACCGTGCCGTAGAGGAAGCCCGTTGA
- a CDS encoding glycosyltransferase, producing MTRPSRRLVIVVRADPVICGHSGEARNLAEVALTRGFTDVRLLTWPIPTLQAAGLPLKPLDRLLPYSPGITVERPEAVGDYRVPDGRHLAGLTGRLVELLSDGVPTTCLSMYLVPHTTVVRDAVAAARAAGFAPQVHTIAKAVGSDVTNVIRSCLRDGQFGAATVLFTTFLANDEVVAVSQYTRDEIVAAAEQVDAHCGTGFAEQCRRRVTVSYPPIDTSAYLGVDPAAVDAALARRGLERGGYLLFLSRVARAKGIYDLVVAYGQMRCRDQVRLVVAGTGPALEHVQAMSKEDERITFLTDVDDTEKPLLMAGCAAYVLPTKPEPDFVETFGIALAEKALAGGGPIVTTLTGGTGEAVGDTAVIVESGDIAALVATVDRVVLEMSAAEKLDREVRARAYAMSFDRAAVFDQLLPTVAPPAPVG from the coding sequence TTGACCAGACCCTCCCGCCGCCTCGTCATCGTGGTCCGCGCCGACCCGGTGATCTGCGGCCATTCCGGTGAGGCACGCAACCTCGCCGAGGTCGCGCTGACCCGTGGGTTCACCGACGTCCGCCTGTTGACCTGGCCGATCCCGACGCTGCAGGCGGCCGGGTTGCCACTCAAGCCACTGGATCGGCTGCTGCCGTACAGCCCGGGGATCACGGTGGAACGTCCGGAGGCGGTGGGCGACTACCGGGTGCCGGACGGGCGTCACCTCGCCGGGCTCACCGGCCGTCTGGTCGAGCTGCTCTCCGACGGGGTGCCCACCACCTGCCTGTCGATGTACCTGGTCCCGCACACCACCGTGGTACGGGACGCGGTGGCGGCGGCCCGCGCGGCGGGCTTCGCCCCGCAGGTGCACACGATCGCCAAGGCGGTCGGCTCGGACGTCACCAACGTGATCAGGTCGTGTCTGCGCGACGGGCAGTTCGGCGCGGCCACCGTGCTGTTCACGACGTTCCTCGCCAACGACGAGGTCGTCGCGGTGTCGCAGTACACCCGCGACGAGATCGTGGCCGCCGCCGAACAGGTCGACGCGCACTGCGGCACCGGCTTCGCCGAGCAGTGCCGACGCCGGGTGACGGTCAGCTACCCGCCGATCGACACGTCGGCGTACCTTGGCGTCGACCCGGCGGCGGTCGACGCAGCCCTGGCCCGGCGTGGCCTGGAGCGCGGCGGCTACCTGCTGTTCCTGTCCCGCGTCGCACGGGCCAAGGGCATCTACGACCTGGTCGTGGCGTACGGCCAGATGCGCTGCCGCGACCAGGTCCGGCTGGTGGTCGCCGGTACCGGTCCGGCCCTGGAGCACGTCCAGGCGATGTCCAAGGAGGACGAGCGGATCACTTTCCTCACCGACGTCGACGACACCGAGAAGCCGTTGCTGATGGCCGGTTGTGCGGCGTACGTCCTGCCGACCAAACCGGAACCGGACTTCGTCGAGACGTTCGGGATCGCCCTGGCCGAGAAGGCGCTCGCCGGTGGCGGCCCGATCGTGACCACCCTGACCGGTGGCACCGGCGAGGCGGTCGGCGACACCGCCGTCATCGTCGAGTCCGGTGACATCGCCGCGCTGGTCGCGACGGTGGACCGGGTGGTGCTGGAGATGTCCGCGGCCGAGAAACTCGACCGCGAGGTGCGGGCCAGGGCGTACGCGATGTCGTTCGACCGGGCTGCGGTCTTCGACCAGCTGCTCCCCACGGTGGCGCCGCCGGCGCCGGTGGGCTGA